The sequence CAGCGCCCGTCTGAAGGAGTTGGAGGGAGTAAATGCCCGGCTGCAGGCTGAAAATGCCAGGCTGAAAGAGCTGGAGATAGAACagaccagactgaaggaaaatTCTGGTCTGGCAGAAGCTGGAAATGCCTCGTTGAAGGAACTGGAGGTGGGAAACGCTCgtccagaggagctggagactaAAAACGCTCGTCCTGAGGTCCTGGAGGCTGAAaaggagacagaggctgaaaatgcCTGGATTAGGGAGCAGGAGGCTGAAAACGACCATCgtgaagagctggaggcagacaATGCCTGTTTGGAGGAGCCTGAGTCTGATACCCCACAGCTGAAGGAGTTGGTGGCTGAAAACGCCTGTCTGGAGGGGCTAGATGTAGGATATGCCAGGCTGAAGGAGCCAGATGCTAAAACCGACCttctggagctggaggctgaaaaggagacagaggctgaaaatgcCTGGTTTAAGGAGCAGGAGGCTGAAAACGACCATCgtgaagagctggaggcagacaATGCCTGTTTGGAGGAGCCTGAGTCTGATACCCCACAGCTGAAGGAGTTGGTGGCTGAAAACGCCTGTCTGGAGGGGCTAGATGTAGGATATGCCAGGCTGAAGGAGCCAGATGCTAAAACCGACCttctggagctggaggctgaaAACGCCTGGATGGAGGAGATAGTGGCTGAAAACGCTTGTCCAGAGGTCCTGGAGGCTGTaaaggagacagagggggaCAACGTCAgactgaaggagctggaggctACACATGTTCGTCCAGAGGACCTAGAGGCAGAAATCATCGAGGTGAAGGAGCTTGAGTCTGAAAGCGCTCATCTGGAGATGCACAATACTGAAAACTCCTTGCTCGAGGAGACAGAAGCTGAAATTACCTGTCTGGAGGGCCTGGAGGCAGAAATTACGCGTTGTAAGATGTTGGAGGCTGAAATCGCCTTGATAGCGGGGCTTGAGGCTGTAAACGCCCGTCAGGAGGAGCTGGATAATAAAAGGACCtgtctggaggagctggaggcggaAATTACGCGTTTGAAGAAGTTGGAGGCTGAAAACGCCCGGATGAAGCAGCTTGAGGCTGTAAATGCCCATCTGGAAGAGCTGGACGATGAAAACGCTTGTCTGTCGCAGCTGGAGGCCGCAATTACATGTCTGGCCAGGCTGGAGAAGACAGAAGCTGGAAATGCCTGGTTGAATGAGCTGGAGGCTAAAAACGCTCGTCCTGAGGTCCTGGAGGCTGAAaaggagacagaggctgaaaatgcCTGGTTTAAGGAGCAGGAGGCTGAAAACGCCCATCttgaagagctggaggcagacaAAGCCTGTTTGGAGGAGCCTGAGTCTGAAACCCCACAGCTGAAGGAGTTGGTGGCTGAAAACGTCTGTCTGGAGGGGCTAGATGTAGGATATGCCAGGCTGAAGGAGCCAGAGGCTAAAACCGACCttctggagctggaggctgaaAACGCCTGGATGGAGGAGACAGTGGCTGAAAACATCAgactgcaggagctggaggctATAACCAACCGGCCTTCTTTGGAACTTTGGCCCTCCGTGTTTTCAGTGGCATTGCTGCGACGCCTCAAACCCCGACTCCATTTTTGAGTTTTCAAGGCGGCAGTGATGACAGGTGGCGTGTTTCAGGTTGCGTCAAACCCTCCTGGTATGGGGGAGACTCAGGGTTTTTGGGATAATGAAATTGAATAGCCTACTGAATATAAATTTCAGTTAATGAACTTACACTCTTATTTTTGAATGGatgctaattttaaatatatattttattaaaactcaTGTACCCCCTGGAGTGCCTTCACGTACCCCAGGGGTATGCGTACCCcaatttgagaaccactggaaTAGGGTATATCAGAAGAATCTGGCCTTAAAATGTATGTCCAACTCAAACCAGCAAAGGGATATCTGGGAGAGATCGAGTCAAAGGCTATGAGAGCAACCTTCTAACTTTGGTGCCACTTCCAACTCTGTGCTTCTgtcattttttccttttttgctttttttgctTTCTAACTGTCTATTCAAGAGACAGTTGGTGGTGTAGTATTTATAAAACTGTCATAGTATCtcaagtcataattatgagacctatgattttaattttcttcatcacagtggCAGAAATGGGCTTCCATAGCACACAGACAAATGCTTGGTTACTCAACAGGATTAAGACTGTAGTCACAGTAATGATTAAAGTCATGTTTACGCCATTCTCCTTATGTCTATGTCGCCTAAAGCTTAAATGTGAACGTTAAACTTTGTtagacaaataaataacttttgtTAACAACCCAAATTACTCTGCCACCTGAGCCACCTGAGCCACTATCACTTGtctatgatgaaaaaataatattcTGCTAAGTTTTTCAAAATGATGTAACTCATGGAGTTGTGCCGGTGCATGCATGTGCACCACATCTGCAAGGAGGCGATAATGAGGTGCTGAAAATGCCAAGGCTCATACAGCCATGGTGATGTGTAGCAAAAGAAAAATAGCACCACAAAATACACGCAGTACACACGGGAAGGCAATCTTAGTCTTTCCTGGTTTTCATTACAGTTAATATGAGTTGAAAATGAACAGTGAGGGGCTGTAAAGCAGATTTCCATAACCTCCAGGGGCTTTCCACCTCTGAATACAAGGATAAAGGAATCCATAACTAGAACATGGATCATGTTTCTATAAATTCAAATAAGACTTAAAGCCTGTGATAGACAGATCATCCTCACAGACCACCGTACTGCACCTGGAAGTTTTTTTCCCATACATCCTTAGAATTTTGAAAATTGCTCTTCATACATGTCaactcaaatataaatatagtccCTGGATTTAGCTCACTATATTGTTGCAAGTGGGTGAGATTTTGTTCAAACAGTAAAAGATATGTTGGTTTGTCGATTTTGTCTGTAAACACAAGACcaggaagaagatgatgatgtccTGCAGCCTCAACAGAAGAATctgaaatactttattgatcccagggGTGTGTTTATTACAATAGTTCCATGCAAGAGTAGAAATGTAAGCatataaagattttaaaaaagtaataataaaattaaatgaGCGTTAGGGGAATGTATAGTCAGGagttctctgcacagacttgATGCAGAtacatttcatagtttaattaAGAACTCCCTGGATGTTGATTCATCTACAGCCAATTGCATCGTAATGTTGTACGTCAGTAAGAGAAACTGTTAATAAATTCAGCTTGTTTTATCGGGTTGAACTGTCCATATGGTCACCCAGCAGATGTAATTTCACTCTATATATTTAATCTTATAACAGTTTTGTCAGTTCTGCTACAGCGACACACTCATTTTCataaaagtttaaactaacaatttagtagcacttacatGGCAcatacttatagcactttgtagtttggcttccTTGAAGAAATGgaactttcttgattcttgttctggtttttgtaccctcatggttgaatatacttattgtaagtcgctttggataaaagcatcagctaaatgaaatgtaataatgtaatgtaatgcaggCATGGGAGATCCCGCCCTCCCTGTGGAGTAACGGATACACTGCACAGTTTCATCTCCTCAATAGAATTAGACCTCTCTTCTCAAAACACCTGTTTTGTGGAATCTTTGTCATTGACTTATCTGTCCTTGTGGAAGTGAGCTACCTCCCTGCCTATGTTATCGCTACAAGGCTGGTTCTTGCATTGCGCTTGTTTCGCTTGGTATCTAGCTGCATCACATCGCATCAGTTTAGCCAAGCAAATGACCAGCACATTAAGCTTGCCAACTGGTCTCCCCCTCTCCGCCAGGGTTTAGCAGAGCTAACAGGAGTCTATTTAGGCTGCTAACAATCACGGCAGTTTCACAGACCAAATGTGGCGGCATAGACTTCAGGCTGCAGTCTTTTTGACTGTGAATCGAGAGCAACTTCTCCCACCATCTAAGAACATACTGGTGACGAAAAATGCCTTTTCCAGCATGATGGAGCACCTTGCCATAAGGCAAAACTGATAACTAAGTGGCTCAGGGAACGAAAACCTAGACATTTGGGGTCCATGGCCAGGAAACTCCCCAGCCCTTAATCCCATTGAGAACTTGTGGTCAACCCTCAAGAGGCGGGTGGACAAACAAAAGCCCTCAAATTCTTACAAAACTCCAAGCATTGATTATGCAAGAATGGGCTGCCATCAGTCAGGATGTGGCCCACAAGTTAATTGACAGCATAAATAATCAGATTAATTCTGATACCGTGAAGGCATCATTGGTGTCATAGGTGTgcgtagatagatagatagatagatagatatagatgtGCTTTATCAATCCCAGCTGGGATTTTCTAATAAATAagattaataaaacaaaccatTCAGAAATGTATCACATTATTTACTACagaaatcattattatttattatcatttatgcAATTTTTTTCCACCAGCAAAAAACAATTACGTCTTCCTTCCACAGATTTGAACttgtctttcctttttctttgttaGACAATTGCTTGAATTCTTTTTTTCATtgcattcaaacaaacaagtcaTTTTGTCCTGCGAGCttcttcttcagctcagtgttctctctctgcagcacttTATTCTGAAGAAGAGCGggaaagaggaaacagttgTAAAGAACTGGACGTATATTAAATTTGATAGACTAAAAAATATgttcataacaaaacaaaataaagctcAAACAATAGCAAAGTGATATGAGGAGGCTTTAAGACAGTGACTCTTTATCCCTGAATAAATGGAGCTAACCTTATGTCTGAGCGCCTCCACTATCAGATCTCGTCCTCCCTTGACGCTCTCCTCTTTCTTAGATGCTCGGAACGCATCTCCAATCAATGAGACCAGCACATGACTCTGAAAAAAGAATATATTATTACtgtatatttattaaataataattataagtaCAATTACAGATGAATTACACATGACTACTTTcttcattaaaatacatttattatatgtatgtgtgtcgtAGACTTATTCCCACTATACAGAAAAAGAAGAACTCCCTACATCAGCTACACGAGCTTGCACACTACAAAAGAAAAGGGGCATAGGGAGAGGCGGGTGCTGGAGacaaaactgcagcaggagacaactccaactatgggactgagctgcagaaaggTGGAGGCTGAGATGAgctggagcagagagaaaaggtgGAGAAGCACTTACCTCACCCACTCATTCCCTCCTTGCCCCCGCCTCCCTCACCCTTTtcctactcctcaaaacaaatccCTCCCCTGTTCCCCTTTTGCacatattataaataattaaatgatgtGAATGTTGTATGTTAAattttgtgaataaatataactagtacagtaacatctacctctctctttctgaatatagatacaGAATTCATGGCCCTGATCAATTAGGGCCATGAATACTCCAAAAatttggagtgaaacaaatcagtgtgattcatttaccGGTAGTTTGCTACTGTTCATAGCAACAAAGCACAGCAAcagaagacaaacaatgtttcttaacttttttatatttggtCTTATCTATATATTAATACATTAATAATCTGACTTTATTTAGGGTCTCAGCATGGTAGAGAAAACAAATACTAGACATTTAGAACGGCGCTGCATACATATTAAGATCAAATATATTAAgaagcatttatttgtcccaaacacatgcacagacatgcacaggcacactcatgcaggtagagAAATTtgacctctgcttttaacccatctggtgcaggacacacacagagcagtgagcgaccatgtacagcgcccggggagcagatgttgggggagtaagatGCCTTGCTCAgtggcactagacagggtagggagaatccttggatttttggacattacatgtcatttagctgacgcttttgtccaaagtgacttacaattagtacgttcaacatttatgaggggccatttaggggttcagtatcttgccaaggacacttcggcatgcagatggagaagagtggggtttgaaccggcagccttcttgttggagaaccaccactcaaaccactaggccacaccgccaccacagatcaatccaggtttgtctttttgttgtttctccgtggagtcgaaccagagaccttttctgcccacagtccaagtttctgccactagtccaccgcctctcctcagCTCTTCATCTGAATTCATCACTAATTGGGTGTCAAACTAAAGCTATAACCAAGTTTAACAGCGttttaaaagaatacaaattccATGAGAAAGAACGGGGAGGAATGACATTTAAAGTAAAGGCCTAGAATGTAGGGCTAACATTTACATAAAGGGCCTGAAATTTAGATTTATTTAGTGCAGTGCCCAGGGCATTATCTTAAGTGCAGTGTCAGGTCCATCAGTTGAGGCTGACAGCTATTCCAGCTTTCAGCTTTCTTCTGAGCAAGTTACCGAATGTCCACAGGTGCACCAAAAAATCTGTCTCTAAGCCGTGCTCTCAGATACATGGTCCGTGTCCTTCCCTTTGTCAATGTGCCCTTGGACCCATGTACCGAAATGACTTAATTTGCAGATGAAAAGCATAGAAAACAAACACTAGCAGACTGTGAAAAGGCTCTCCACTTGAACAAGGGGAACTATAAAGCACTATGCAGAAAAGTGACTTTACGACTTGGATAACGTTTTACATCTGTCTTGCGACCAGGTCAACTACAGCTAACCGCTTGTTGTCTAGACctgctcattaaaaaaaataaacatctctTTTTACAATATGGGTCTTTTAAAGATCAGCAGTGCATTTAAAGACATGTTTATCTTTCAGGGGAAACTGTTTCTTGACTCACTGTTGGGGAAATTGTAAATTACAGCCAAATTGTGTAACAGATGACAGCATCAGGTTTTTTCAGTGGCCAATCCATATTCTCACAtttgaattacattttcaatagggcctcgctgtctgtcagtgcctgtcggTGCTAGGGCCCtaagtacaagtacctcaacgtaaaaatgtgcaaaatagcaggcttcctgttgcatttttctaaTTGCacctacttttttttttgtttgtctggtcatgatacacctgtgtatcgatttttgtgaagatcggtcaatgtgaacatgttccgggggtctcggggggcactgttgagccattttgccacgcccatttaaAATTCCTCCAGTATACGTACATTTTCTCCACTTTCAAATTTTCGGCAAATTTTGATacgaatttgagcatgttaaagccctcaaaaagccaattaatttacctgaaaaataataataatccttacaatttcaatagggcttcactgtctgtcagtgcctgtcagtattccggccctaataataacatttattttccataGATGATgatattaaaatacacattcaTGGAAATGAGTTAAAAACCAGGCATTAGAAGGCGTTCCTATAAAATAGGTTATAAGCAATGATAAATGATAAAGTGCTGGTAAATCTAATCTCCTCAGACCAGAATGCAAAAGTTACCCTAAATTACCAGCCTTGATTTAGGAAGTACTAGTAAGTGTTGGTTCGAAATTCTTGTATTACATTTTGGAGTTATAACTGGGGGGACAAACCATGCTGAgtttaaaaaagttattaaCCGGATCTTAAAATCAATCCTAACTGACAGCCATTGAAGGGAGGCGAGCACTGAAGAGATATGGGCCCTACGCTTGGTGTTGGTTAAAACGCGACCAGCAGCGTTGTGCACAAGCTGATACCAAGATACTCACAAACTTCTTGCTCTGGAACAGATAACAGTGGTACGTGTCGGCTGCAGGGTGTCTGGCCACGAAGCCGAAGACTTTGTGTGAGGACGGCAGGACGGCACAGAAGGAAACGGTGGAGAGAGGACACGGGTACAACAGGAACTGAGGGTATAGGAAAGATAAAGTAAAGTCGTCAAGTGATGAGTCAAGGCCAAAGTTAGCAAGATCTTTAATCAAGTTTTATGCATCTTCTGATTGGTTTGATAAGCGGTACACACCTTGGTTTTGTTTTCCAATATGTCTATCTCACTTAGGGACAGGAAGAGGTGGACTTTGCTCTTCTTGGCTGCCTTTTCTGTGGAGTACGGATCAGGCGTCTAGAAGAGAGAGGCGCAGAGAAGGAGCCATTATGTCCTGCTTGTCACTGAATCTCAGTATAAAACAAGTAGAGtccagaaaaatatataaatatattaaatatattaacttTTCATCTAGCGCTACcatgaggtttttttttatgtctcaaTATCTTTTAGATGGATTTGCAAAAACATGGATACAGACTTTCATGGTACCCATAACATTTATCAAAAAATGACTTCGGTGTTCCTCAGACTTTTTATCTAGTGCCACCATgatgttgagtttttttttttacttttgttagCTTCAATATATCTCCTCGAtggatttttttacttttgttagCTTCAATATATCTTCTCGATGGATTTGCCAGAAATGGATAAAGACTTTCATGGTACCCAGAGGATCAATCTAAATTAACCTCGTGGTGATAGTGGAAAGGTTTGTGAATCAGCAAAGTCATTTGGAATTATCGTCTGGGTATCATTAAAGTAAACGTCTCAGCAATTAATAGACGGTTTGCCGTAACATTTGGTGGAGACCTTCATGGTTCCCAGGGGATGAATCTAAACGAACCTGGTGGTGACTCCCggttctctgtttctttgtagTTTTTTGGGGGGCTCTTCCCACAATCAATCAATTTGGAATCATTCTCTGGGCACCATGAATGTCTGTATCCATTAATTTTGTCCTCCAGTAGATATTGAGATAATTCAGTCCGTACCTAAGTGGTGGACAGGCAGAGCCACAGACTTGCTGTGCCATGATACCGGCATGGTTAAAAGGGAAATACAGCTGCGACTGACCTGGAGACTAAGAGCTGCTTCCTCCAGGATCTGTACTCCATCGGGGCGAACTACCTCAACCCGCCCAAGAAACTGGAGTtttcagagagaaacacagaataacctttatttaaacaagATGTTTTAGTACAAAATGCTGTATAtaaggtgtgtgtatgtacatttGACTTACATAGCTACAGGAATGAGCTATATCACAGAAAGAACACCACATTGTCCAACTGACGCAACTAAAGTGTCAAAACTCTATTTACCTTCACTCGAAAGGAGATCTCATTGTTGTCTTCTGAAGTGTCGCTCATCTCGACACGCGTCACACACACCTGGTCTTTGTCAGTGAAACATCAACACATTAAAAACCAACATTAAGAGCCACCGAAATATATCTGAATCAGCTCAATGAGACAACATACCTTTGTAAATGTGCTATTACCAGACAGGATCCTGTTCTTTCTGAATAATAAAGCAATGGGTGTAAAGTCTATTGGAGTTAATCAGTTACCTGCAGGTCTTCCTTATTGCATCTTATCAGATATGCAGTCTGCCATAAGGATTCATGGGCACATTCTGATTCATACACGTATAAAGGCAAGCGGACTCACAGAAAAACCAGCCACACAAATGTAACTTCTGTATCacctgtatttatttgtttacagtGAGTGCCACTTTGTCAATGCTCAATCATAGATATATCTTTATATTCACAAGTGGATTCAATGTCAGAGTCTTAGTCATTAGCTCGAGAGCAGCATAATGGTCAACAG comes from Pleuronectes platessa chromosome 6, fPlePla1.1, whole genome shotgun sequence and encodes:
- the LOC128442298 gene encoding PTB domain-containing engulfment adapter protein 1, whose product is MSDTSEDNNEISFRVKFLGRVEVVRPDGVQILEEAALSLQTPDPYSTEKAAKKSKVHLFLSLSEIDILENKTKFLLYPCPLSTVSFCAVLPSSHKVFGFVARHPAADTYHCYLFQSKKFSHVLVSLIGDAFRASKKEESVKGGRDLIVEALRHKNKVLQRENTELKKKLAGQNDLFV